In Dasypus novemcinctus isolate mDasNov1 chromosome 10, mDasNov1.1.hap2, whole genome shotgun sequence, one DNA window encodes the following:
- the EHF gene encoding ETS homologous factor, translated as MILEGSGVMNLNPSNNLHQQPAWTDNYPTCNVSGGFFGGQWYEIHPQYWTKYQVWEWLQHLLDTNQLDASCIPFQEFDINGEHLCSMNLQEFTRAAGTAGQLLYSNLQHLKWNGQCSSDLFQSTHNVIVKTEQTDPSIMNTWKEENYLYDTNYGSTVDLLDSKTFCRAQISMTTTGHLPAAESPDMKKEQDHPAKTHTKKHNPRGTHLWEFIRDILLNPDKNPGLIKWEDRSEGIFRFLKSEAVAQLWGKKKNNSSMTYEKLSRAMRYYYKREILERVDGRRLVYKFGKNARGWRENEN; from the exons ATGATTCTGGAAGGAAGTGGTGTAATGAATCTCAACCCCAGCAACAACCTccaccagcagccagcctggACAGACAACTACCCCACTTGCAATG TTTCTGGCGGGTTTTTTGGAGGCCAGTGGTACGAAATCCACCCTCAGTACTGGACCAAGTACCAGGTGTGGGAGTGGCTCCAGCACCTCCTGGACACCAACCAGCTGGACGCCAGCTGCATCCCTTTCCAGGAGTTCGACATCAACGGCGAGCACCTCTGCAGCATGAATTTGCAGGAATTCACCCGGGCTGCGGGGACAGCAGGGCAGCTCCTGTACAGCAACCTGCAGCATCTCAAGTGGAATG GCCAGTGCAGCAGTGACCTGTTCCAGTCCACACACAATGTCATTGTAAAGACGGAACAAACTG ATCCTTCGATCATGAACACCTGGAAAGAAGAGAACTATTTATACGACACCAACTATGGTAGTACAGTAG ATTTGTTGGACAGCAAAACTTTCTGCCGGGCCCAGATCTCCATGACAACCACAGGTCACCTTCCTGCCG CGGAGTCTCCTGATATGAAAAAGGAGCAAGACCACCCTGCAAAGACCCACACCAAAAAGCACA ATCCACGAGGGACACATTTATGGGAATTTATCCGCGACATCCTCCTGAACCCAGACAAGAACCCAGGGTTGATAAAGTGGGAAGACCGGTCTGAGGGCATTTTCAGGTTCTTGAAATCAGAGGCTGTGGCTCAgctatggggaaaaaagaaaaacaacagcagcatGACCTATGAAAAACTCAGCCGGGCTATGAG ATACTACTACAAAAGAGAAATTCTGGAACGTGTGGATGGACGACGACTGGTATATAAATTTGGGAAGAATGCTCGTGgatggagagaaaatgaaaactga